Proteins from one Strix aluco isolate bStrAlu1 chromosome 10, bStrAlu1.hap1, whole genome shotgun sequence genomic window:
- the GPR174 gene encoding putative G-protein coupled receptor 174, translating into MTNSSTCTDTDLKTYYAITYTFILIPGLIGNILALWVFYGYMKETKRAVIFMINLAIADLAQVLSLPLRIFYYLTGTWEFGGGLCMLCFYLKYVNMYASIYFLVCISVRRYLFLMHPFKFSDCKRICDVYISIAGWVVVCVGCLPFPLLRLHQDAKNTCFVDLPVKEVDLPISIAMMTIGELVGFVTPLLIILYCSWKTILSLKEKNSASHDLGEKKKALKMILTCALVFLICFAPYHISFPLDFFVKTKKIKNGCVQKVISVFHVVALCLASLNSCVDPVIYYFTTDEFRRRLSRQDLQDSIQLHHLSYVRKHSRDTLREHTMDY; encoded by the coding sequence ATGACGAACAGCTCGACCTGCACCGACACAGACCTCAAGACCTACTATGCGATTACATATACGTTCATCCTCATCCCTGGACTAATAGGAAACATATTAGCTTTGTGGGTCTTTTATGGGTACATGAAAGAGACTAAAAGGGCCGTAATATTTATGATCAATTTAGCCATTGCTGACTTAGCGCAGGTTTTGTCCTTGCCCCTGAGGATTTTCTACTACTTGACCGGGACGTGGGAATTTGGAGGAGGTCTCTGCATGCTTTGCTTCTACCTGAAGTACGTCAATATGTACGCAAGCATCTACTTCTTGGTTTGCATCAGCGTGAGACGATACTTGTTTCTGATGCACCCGTTCAAATTCAGTGACTGCAAACGCATCTGTGATGTGTATATCAGCATTGCTGGCTGGGTCGTGGTCTGCGTTGGCTGTTTGCCTTTCCCGCTTCTCAGACTTCACCAGGATGCTAAAAACACGTGTTTTGTGGATCTCCCCGTAAAGGAAGTTGACCTTCCCATCTCCATTGCAATGATGACCATAGGTGAATTGGTGGGGTTCGTAACACCCCTACTCATCATCCTGTACTGCTCGTGGAAGACTATCTtatcactaaaagaaaaaaactctgcaTCACATGACCtcggagagaaaaaaaaggctttaaagaTGATTCTCACCTGTGCTCTGGTATTTCTGATTTGCTTTGCACCGTACCATATCAGCTTTCCACTAGATTTCTttgtcaaaaccaaaaagattaaAAACGGGTGCGTCCAGAAGGTGATCTCGGTGTTTCACGTTGTAGCTCTGTGCCTTGCCAGCCTGAACTCCTGCGTGGATCCAGTCATCTACTACTTTACTACAGATGAGTTCAGGAGACGCCTTTCCAGGCAGGACTTGCAGGACAGCATTCAGCTCCACCACCTCAGTTACGTGAGGAAGCACTCCAGAGATACACTCAGGGAGCACACCATGGACTACTAG
- the LOC141927642 gene encoding putative P2Y purinoceptor 10 isoform X1 gives MESNMSSGNCTDPQMSFQSTLYATTYTIIFIPGLLANSAALWVLCRFISKKSKAVIFMINLAVADLAHVLSLPLRMYYYINHTWPFGSFLCQVCFYLKYLNMYASICFLTCISIQRYLFLLHPFKAKDWKRRYDAAISAAVWLFVGAACLPLLVVRSPALSNSTNTCFSDLGVKQLSPGASIALVTVAELFGFVIPFGIIACCTWKMWQSLRECPTQLQNTSEKQKALRMVLMCAAVFFICFTPYHINFPFFMMVIENIIRDCAVHRSTLRFHPISLCLASLNCCLDPVLYYFMTSEFQDQLLHHSCAALRARFTRRGSSLSITETHHDIRMKRNFSRFKFWSLPKFFGRINSMEIPPMPPDELLLESIS, from the coding sequence ATGGAGAGCAACATGTCCTCTGGGAACTGCACCGATCCCCAGATGTCCTTCCAGTCCACCCTGTATGCAACCACCTACACCATCATCTTCATCCCTGGCCTGCTGGCAAACAGCGCTGCCCTGTGGGTCTTGTGCCGCTTCATCAGCAAGAAGAGCAAAGCTGTCATCTTCATGATCAACCTGGCCGTGGCCGACCTGGCTCACGTCCTCTCGCTGCCCTTACGGATGTATTACTACATAAACCACACCTGGCCGTTTGGGAGTTTTCTTTGCCAGGTGTGCTTCTACCTGAAGTATCTCAACATGTACGCCAGCATTTGCTTCCTCACCTGCATCAGCATCCAGCggtacctcttcctcctccatcccttcaaAGCCAAGGACTGGAAGCGGCGGTACGATGCAGCCATCAGCGCTGCCGTCTGGCTCTTCGTCGGGGCGGCGTGCTTACCCCTGCTAGTGGTGAGGAGCCCAGCCTTGTCCAACAGCACAAACACGTGCTTCTCAGACCTGGGTGTGAAGCAGCTAAGCCCGGGAGCCTCCATCGCGCTGGTGACCGTGGCGGAGCTGTTTGGCTTTGTCATCCCCTTTGGCATCATCGCCTGCTGCACTTGGAAGATGTGGCAGTCCCTGCGGGAATGTCCGACACAGCTGCAAAACACCAGCGAGAAGCAGAAGGCTTTGCGCATGGTCTTGATGTGCGCGGCCGTCTTCTTCATCTGCTTCACCCCCTACCACATCAACTTCCCTTTCTTCATGATGGTGATAGAGAACATCATCCGGGACTGTGCCGTTCACAGGAGCACGCTCCGCTTCCACCCCATCTCCCTCTGCCTGGCAAGCCTCAACTGCTGCCTGGATCCCGTCCTCTACTACTTCATGACCTCCGAGTTCCAGGACCAGCTTCTGCACCACAGCTGTGCTGCCCTGCGAGCTCGGTTCACGCGCCGTGGGAGCAGTCTCTCCATCACCGAAACCCACCACGATATTCGTATGAAGAGAAATTTTTCTCGCTTTAAGTTCTGGTCTCTTCCCAAGTTCTTTGGCCGAATAAACAGTATGGAAATCCCTCCCATGCCACCTGACGAGCTTCTGCTGGAGTCCATCTCTTGA
- the LOC141927642 gene encoding putative P2Y purinoceptor 10 isoform X2, with protein MEALHPLSSPHEPRDSAAMESNMSSGNCTDPQMSFQSTLYATTYTIIFIPGLLANSAALWVLCRFISKKSKAVIFMINLAVADLAHVLSLPLRMYYYINHTWPFGSFLCQVCFYLKYLNMYASICFLTCISIQRYLFLLHPFKAKDWKRRYDAAISAAVWLFVGAACLPLLVVRSPALSNSTNTCFSDLGVKQLSPGASIALVTVAELFGFVIPFGIIACCTWKMWQSLRECPTQLQNTSEKQKALRMVLMCAAVFFICFTPYHINFPFFMMVIENIIRDCAVHRSTLRFHPISLCLASLNCCLDPVLYYFMTSEFQDQLLHHSCAALRARFTRRGSSLSITETHHDIRMKRNFSRFKFWSLPKFFGRINSMEIPPMPPDELLLESIS; from the exons ATGG AAGCCCTTCACCCGCTTTCATCGCCCCATGAACCAAGAGACTCGGCCGCGATGGAGAGCAACATGTCCTCTGGGAACTGCACCGATCCCCAGATGTCCTTCCAGTCCACCCTGTATGCAACCACCTACACCATCATCTTCATCCCTGGCCTGCTGGCAAACAGCGCTGCCCTGTGGGTCTTGTGCCGCTTCATCAGCAAGAAGAGCAAAGCTGTCATCTTCATGATCAACCTGGCCGTGGCCGACCTGGCTCACGTCCTCTCGCTGCCCTTACGGATGTATTACTACATAAACCACACCTGGCCGTTTGGGAGTTTTCTTTGCCAGGTGTGCTTCTACCTGAAGTATCTCAACATGTACGCCAGCATTTGCTTCCTCACCTGCATCAGCATCCAGCggtacctcttcctcctccatcccttcaaAGCCAAGGACTGGAAGCGGCGGTACGATGCAGCCATCAGCGCTGCCGTCTGGCTCTTCGTCGGGGCGGCGTGCTTACCCCTGCTAGTGGTGAGGAGCCCAGCCTTGTCCAACAGCACAAACACGTGCTTCTCAGACCTGGGTGTGAAGCAGCTAAGCCCGGGAGCCTCCATCGCGCTGGTGACCGTGGCGGAGCTGTTTGGCTTTGTCATCCCCTTTGGCATCATCGCCTGCTGCACTTGGAAGATGTGGCAGTCCCTGCGGGAATGTCCGACACAGCTGCAAAACACCAGCGAGAAGCAGAAGGCTTTGCGCATGGTCTTGATGTGCGCGGCCGTCTTCTTCATCTGCTTCACCCCCTACCACATCAACTTCCCTTTCTTCATGATGGTGATAGAGAACATCATCCGGGACTGTGCCGTTCACAGGAGCACGCTCCGCTTCCACCCCATCTCCCTCTGCCTGGCAAGCCTCAACTGCTGCCTGGATCCCGTCCTCTACTACTTCATGACCTCCGAGTTCCAGGACCAGCTTCTGCACCACAGCTGTGCTGCCCTGCGAGCTCGGTTCACGCGCCGTGGGAGCAGTCTCTCCATCACCGAAACCCACCACGATATTCGTATGAAGAGAAATTTTTCTCGCTTTAAGTTCTGGTCTCTTCCCAAGTTCTTTGGCCGAATAAACAGTATGGAAATCCCTCCCATGCCACCTGACGAGCTTCTGCTGGAGTCCATCTCTTGA
- the LOC141927643 gene encoding putative P2Y purinoceptor 10 — protein sequence MTHQPYTMTDVSSSPVMTQSNQTCSSHNITFKNSLYATTYTIIFIPGLLANSAALWVLCRFISKNNKAVIFMINLAMADLAHVLSLPLRIYYYINYTWPFGRFLCLLCFYLKYLNMYASICFLTCISVQRYFFLYQPFKAKDWKRRYDVAISAVVWLFVGIACLPFPIMRGYGLAKNTNTCFADLQVRQIDSKVATVLMTITAEIFGFIGPLIIILFCTWKTKDSLRGFQIPLQNSSERRKALRMVSMCAIVFCVCFAPYHINFFFYMLVKENVITDCFLSTITLYVQPFCLSLASLDCCLDPILYFFMTSEFQDQISRHSSMVIRSRLMSKESGSSIKE from the coding sequence ATGACCCACCAGCCCTATACCATGACAGATGTTTCCAGCAGCCCAGTCATGACACAGAGCAACCAGACCTGCTCCAGTCACAACATCACGTTCAAAAACAGCCTGTATGCAACCACTTACACCATCATCTTCATCCCTGGCCTCCTGGCAAACAGCGCTGCCTTATGGGTCTTGTGCCGCTTCATCAGCAAGAACAACAAAGCTGTCATCTTCATGATCAACCTGGCCATGGCCGACCTGGCTCACGTCCTCTCGCTGCCACTGCGAATATACTATTATATTAATTACACGTGGCCTTTTGGGAGATTCCTTTGCTTACTGTGCTTCTACCTGAAGTACCTCAACATGTACGCCAGCATTTGCTTCCTCACCTGCATCAGCGTTCAGAGGTATTTCTTCCTGTATCAGCCATTCAAGGCCAAGGACTGGAAGCGGCGGTACGACGTAGCCATCAGCGCTGTGGTGTGGCTCTTCGTTGGGATAGCGTGCTTGCCATTCCCCATCATGCGTGGCTATGGCCTGGCCAAAAACACAAATACCTGCTTTGCAGACCTTCAAGTCCGGCAGATCGACAGTAAGGTGGCCACCGTGCTGATGACAATCACGGCGGAGATCTTCGGGTTCATCGGCCCGCTcatcattattttattctgtacttGGAAGACAAAAGACTCTCTTCGGGGCTTCCAGATACCGCTGCAAAACAGCAGTGAGAGGCGGAAGGCTTTAAGGATGGTTTCCATGTGTGCCATTGTGTTCTGCGTCTGTTTTGCACCATATCACATCAACTTCTTCTTCTACATGTtggtgaaagaaaatgtaattacagACTGcttcctgagtaccatcacactcTATGTCCAACCTTTTTGCTTAAGTCTTGCAAGTCTGGACTGCTGTTTGGATCCAATCCTGTATTTCTTTATGACTTCAGAGTTTCAGGACCAGATATCAAGGCACAGCAGCATGGTCATCAGGAGTCGGCTGATGAGCAAAGAGAGTGGCTCATCAATTAAGGAATGA